One genomic segment of Gottschalkia acidurici 9a includes these proteins:
- a CDS encoding CarD family transcriptional regulator, with product MFNIGDKIVYPMHGAGIIVALEEKEILGKKRKYYIMKMPMSDMKVMIPTDNVEDIGIRQIIDNEEIETVLAVLADDETNMSQNWNRRYRANMDKIKSGDIYEIAGVVRNLVLRDREKGLSTGERKMLNNAKQMLVSEMVLVKEIGHDDAENLIEEIIK from the coding sequence ATGTTTAATATAGGAGATAAAATTGTTTATCCTATGCATGGAGCGGGTATTATAGTAGCGTTAGAGGAGAAAGAGATTTTAGGGAAAAAGAGAAAATACTATATAATGAAAATGCCTATGAGCGATATGAAAGTTATGATTCCTACTGATAATGTAGAGGATATAGGCATAAGACAAATTATAGACAATGAAGAAATAGAAACGGTATTAGCTGTACTAGCAGACGATGAAACCAATATGTCACAAAACTGGAATAGAAGATATAGAGCGAACATGGATAAAATAAAAAGTGGAGACATCTACGAAATAGCTGGAGTTGTAAGAAATCTTGTTTTAAGAGATAGAGAAAAGGGACTATCTACTGGAGAAAGAAAGATGTTAAATAATGCAAAACAAATGTTAGTTAGTGAAATGGTCTTAGTTAAGGAAATAGGACACGACGATGCAGAAAATTTAATAGAAGAAATAATCAAATAG